A DNA window from Anaerocolumna sp. AGMB13020 contains the following coding sequences:
- the kdpC gene encoding K(+)-transporting ATPase subunit C, with product MNSIKKIIRPVAVSLLMMTLLCGVFYTAAVTGIAGIFFPVKAEGSIITVTLADGSTKEYGSALIAQEFTETKYLIGRPAGTSNLSPASNEQKELVQERIEWWHSIDPANQLELPADLVTASASGVDPNISVAAARYQVSRIAKERGMGEEEVQEIIDKYTDKPFLGIFGEAVVNVLKVNLALDGLL from the coding sequence ATGAATAGTATAAAGAAAATAATAAGACCTGTTGCAGTAAGTTTACTAATGATGACTCTTCTCTGCGGTGTATTTTATACCGCAGCAGTAACAGGAATAGCAGGAATCTTCTTTCCGGTAAAGGCGGAAGGTAGTATAATAACAGTAACCTTAGCAGATGGAAGCACCAAAGAATACGGTTCGGCGCTGATAGCACAGGAATTTACCGAAACAAAGTATCTTATCGGACGTCCTGCGGGCACCAGTAACCTATCACCTGCCAGTAATGAACAAAAGGAACTGGTACAGGAAAGAATTGAGTGGTGGCACAGTATTGATCCGGCGAATCAATTGGAGCTTCCAGCTGATCTGGTAACGGCTTCTGCAAGTGGAGTTGATCCAAACATCTCTGTTGCGGCAGCCAGGTATCAGGTAAGCCGGATAGCAAAAGAGCGTGGTATGGGGGAGGAAGAGGTGCAGGAAATAATTGATAAATATACAGATAAGCCCTTTCTGGGTATATTCGGAGAAGCGGTGGTCAATGTATTAAAGGTCAATCTGGCACTGGATGGATTGCTATAG